In one window of Silvanigrella paludirubra DNA:
- a CDS encoding leucine-rich repeat domain-containing protein, whose translation MINCYIKKISFYFLLIQIFTHQIIYSKEQIKNNISKLIVNIPNNGLTYLFQEPIEEGNPLKENVYVPKDSNNNFSGISNEINDYELFSFNILDENDDFLHLNELSIKYNENNNNSYFSNENCKKISFSQIQEKFYINNFPKNLTTLLNCDFTAFKINKNKNKISDKINFNIKINYSYNRWLEIAKSNQNSYLSPALKIALNIDQIQNKNNTNIHLKPSPNSIIYSEYLDLSPIYKINIFPDMQKLTIEGYRIEQANSFNAFLFPKNEKLTQIIYSSNILPEINSFSFSKLTNIETIDLIGNKIRKIDDKAFYKLSKVKEIKLDYNNELYNNENSKDKKYQFFCNLTSLNNYENLYKINCDGDSKKDKDYVYDPKKKELIIQGNQFQKLDLLFLNKINFRNDIQKIIFHRFFIDFRVDSLANLSNLLNLKELEFIDTKINEIVSESFNGLNLERITFKNNDIGVISESSFNNLNNLKEINISGNRNLRLAQNSFKNLINIEKISITNSNLDNILDDVFGNLPKLKNLNLEGNNIKKIHKDAFIYIYSLDKLYLSNNSISDLEFISQNLKISKLNLSKNNIEIINYSIYIKNIEFLDLSFNKIKELDHYSFYYLNTLKYLNLNNNPITRISERAFYLLPNLEVLSIKDSLMNELNHSVLSSQNLPKLMILDLNNQLFTKKYNLKSAFGHICRPEVNYEKYYFTCI comes from the coding sequence GTGATTAATTGTTATATAAAAAAAATTTCATTTTATTTTCTATTAATACAGATATTTACTCATCAAATTATTTATTCAAAAGAGCAAATAAAAAATAATATTAGTAAGTTAATAGTAAATATTCCAAATAATGGTCTTACTTATTTATTTCAAGAACCAATAGAAGAAGGCAATCCTTTAAAAGAAAATGTTTATGTTCCAAAAGATAGTAATAACAATTTTTCAGGTATTTCTAACGAAATAAATGATTATGAATTATTTTCATTTAATATTTTAGATGAAAATGATGATTTTTTACATTTAAATGAATTATCTATTAAATACAACGAAAATAATAATAATTCATATTTTAGTAATGAAAATTGTAAAAAAATATCTTTTTCTCAGATTCAAGAAAAATTTTATATTAATAATTTTCCAAAAAATTTAACCACATTATTAAATTGTGATTTTACTGCTTTTAAAATCAATAAAAACAAGAATAAAATATCTGATAAAATTAATTTTAACATAAAAATTAATTATTCTTATAATAGGTGGCTTGAGATTGCAAAATCAAATCAAAATTCATACCTCTCACCTGCTCTAAAAATAGCTTTAAATATAGACCAAATTCAAAATAAAAATAATACAAATATTCATTTAAAGCCAAGTCCTAATTCTATTATATATTCTGAATACTTAGATCTAAGTCCTATCTATAAAATAAATATATTTCCAGACATGCAGAAACTTACCATCGAAGGTTACAGGATTGAGCAAGCAAATAGCTTTAATGCATTTCTATTTCCAAAAAATGAAAAACTAACTCAGATTATATACTCTAGTAACATTTTACCTGAAATTAATTCTTTTTCGTTTTCGAAATTAACCAATATTGAGACTATTGACCTCATAGGTAATAAAATTAGAAAAATTGACGATAAAGCATTTTATAAATTGTCAAAAGTTAAAGAAATAAAACTTGATTATAATAATGAGCTATATAATAATGAAAATAGCAAAGATAAAAAATATCAGTTTTTCTGTAATTTAACTTCTTTAAATAATTATGAAAATTTATATAAAATAAATTGTGATGGAGATAGCAAAAAGGATAAAGATTATGTTTACGATCCAAAGAAAAAAGAATTAATTATTCAAGGTAATCAATTCCAAAAATTAGACTTACTCTTTTTAAATAAAATCAATTTTAGAAATGATATTCAAAAAATAATTTTCCATAGATTTTTTATAGATTTCAGAGTTGATTCTTTAGCTAATTTATCTAATTTATTAAATTTAAAAGAACTAGAGTTTATTGACACCAAAATAAATGAAATTGTCTCTGAAAGCTTTAATGGATTAAATCTTGAACGTATCACATTCAAAAACAATGATATTGGAGTCATTAGCGAATCTTCATTTAACAATCTAAATAATTTAAAAGAAATAAATATTAGCGGAAATAGGAATCTAAGATTAGCTCAAAATTCTTTTAAAAACCTAATCAATATTGAAAAAATTAGCATAACAAATTCTAATTTAGATAATATACTAGATGATGTTTTTGGAAATTTACCAAAATTAAAGAATTTAAATCTTGAAGGTAATAATATTAAAAAAATTCATAAAGATGCATTTATTTATATTTATTCCTTAGATAAATTATATTTAAGTAATAATTCAATAAGTGATTTAGAATTTATATCTCAAAATTTAAAAATTTCTAAATTGAACCTTTCTAAAAACAATATTGAGATAATAAATTATTCAATCTATATAAAAAATATAGAATTTTTAGACTTAAGTTTTAATAAAATTAAAGAATTAGATCATTACTCATTTTATTATCTAAATACACTAAAATATTTAAACTTAAATAATAATCCAATAACTCGCATTTCCGAGAGAGCTTTTTATTTATTACCAAATTTAGAAGTACTTTCTATTAAAGATTCACTCATGAATGAATTAAATCATTCTGTTCTTTCAAGTCAAAATCTTCCAAAATTAATGATTTTAGACTTAAATAATCAATTATTTACAAAAAAATATAATTTAAAATCGGCATTTGGTCATATATGTAGACCAGAAGTAAACTATGAAAAATATTATTTTACTTGTATTTAA
- a CDS encoding nucleotide exchange factor GrpE: MILNNKVKLSAEEPTSESSSDKKENSANNETNLNGASQVLSEEAAKIAALEAECTATQAKLAETHDRMLRIAADFENTRKRMEKEKQDSRIYSIQEFAKDLLPVIDAFDKAMSAIEQSQINFETEEGKKVAGIVEGVQLVSKVFQDTVKKHGIERLPGKDAPFNPAFHNAIAKIVDPIYTQETVIDEFMAGYKIGDRILRTAMVRVGSPD; this comes from the coding sequence ATGATTTTGAACAATAAAGTTAAACTTTCTGCAGAAGAGCCTACAAGCGAGTCATCTTCTGATAAAAAAGAAAATTCAGCAAATAATGAAACTAATTTAAACGGTGCTTCTCAAGTTTTAAGTGAAGAAGCTGCAAAAATAGCAGCGTTAGAAGCTGAGTGTACAGCTACGCAAGCTAAATTGGCTGAAACTCATGATCGTATGTTAAGAATAGCTGCTGATTTTGAAAACACTCGCAAAAGAATGGAAAAAGAAAAACAAGATTCTCGAATTTATTCCATTCAAGAATTTGCAAAAGATCTCCTTCCTGTCATTGATGCCTTTGATAAGGCAATGTCTGCCATTGAACAATCCCAAATAAACTTTGAAACTGAAGAAGGTAAAAAAGTAGCAGGAATTGTTGAAGGGGTTCAGCTTGTTTCTAAAGTTTTCCAAGATACAGTTAAAAAACATGGAATTGAAAGACTTCCTGGAAAAGACGCCCCTTTTAATCCTGCCTTCCACAATGCAATAGCGAAAATAGTTGATCCTATTTATACGCAGGAAACAGTAATAGATGAATTTATGGCGGGATATAAAATTGGAGATCGCATACTTAGAACGGCAATGGTTCGAGTTGGTTCTCCAGACTAA